The Pseudomonas sp. S06B 330 genome contains the following window.
CGCAAAGCAAAACCTGGAACCGCCACGACACTACCTGGGTCTTGGGCCTGTACGGCACCGCAATTGGCGCGGGAACCTTGTTCCTGCCGATCAACGCCGGGGTAGGGGGCTTCTGGCCGCTGCTGGTACTGGCGCTGCTGGCATTCCCCATGACGTACTTCGCTCACCGTGGCCTGACCCGTTTCGTGCTGTCGGGCAAGCGGGGTGCCAGCGAAGACATCACTGAAGTGGTCGAAGAGCATTTCGGCGTCGGTGCCGGCAAGCTGATCACCTTGCTGTACTTCCTGGCGATCTTCCCGATCCTGTTGGTGTACAGCGTGGCGTTGACCAATACTCTGGGCAGCTTCATGGAACATCAGCTGCACATGGCCCCACCACCGCGGGCGTTGCTGGCCTTGCTGCTGATCTGCGGCCTGATGATCGTGGTCCGTAGTGGTCAGGGCATCATCGTCAAGGTCATGAGCCTGCTGGTCTATCCCTTCGTTGCGGCTTTGCTGCTGCTGGCCTTGAGCCTGATTCCCAACTGGAACGGCGCCTTCTTCGCCCAGGCCTCCCAAGGCATGCCCCTGGACTTGTTCTTCAAGACCTTGTGGCTGGCGATTCCGGTGATGGTGTTCTCCTTCAACCATTCGCCGATCATCTCTGCCTTTGCTGTCGACCAGAAGCACCGTTACGGTGAACAAGCCGACCAGAAAAGCAACCGAATCCTGGCCAGTGCTCATGTCATGATGGTGCTGACGGTAATGTTCTTCTGCTTCAGTTGCGTGCTGGCCCTGAGCCCAGCCGATCTTGCCGCTGCCAAGCAACAGAACATCTCGATCCTGTCGTACCTGGCCAACCACTTCCAGACGCCGATCATCGCCTTCGTCGCACCGTTGATCGCCTTGGTAGCAATCACCAAGTCGTTCCTGGGGCACTACATCGGCGCCAGCGAAGGCTTTCAGGGCATGATCGTGAAAAGCCTGCGCAGCCGTGGCAAGCAACTGCCGGCCAAGCGCCTGGAGCAGATGACCGCGTTGTTCATGGTGGTGACCTGCTGGGCGGTGGCCACCCTGAACCCGAGCATCCTCGGCATGATCGAGAACCTGGGTGGGCCGATTATTGCCTGTCTGTTGTTCCTGATGCCGATGTACGCCATTCATAAAGTGCCGTCGCTGCGCAAATATTCGGGCACGGCCTCCAACGTCTTTGTGGTGCTGATCGGCTTGATCACCCTGTCGGCGATTCTGTACTCCTTTCTCGCTTGATCCAGCGTTTGCGCCGGGTGCCAAGCTCACCCGGCGCGGCGTATACAAGGCCATGCACTACGCTGTAGCGGATACTTCGCAGGAGCGGTGGTCATGCACAAGATTGTGATTGCAGACGAGCAACCTTTGCTGCGCGCTGCGGTACAGGCGTTGCTCAGCGCCGAAGGGCACCAGGTGGCGGCCGCCGTGGACAACGGCGCCGACGCCTTGCAACAAGCCTTGAGCCTGAAACCTGACGTGCTGATTCTTGACCTGGCCTTGCCGCGCTTGGGCGGGCTTGAGGTGATTCGCCGCCTGCACCAGCGCCAGAGCCGCACCCGTACCCTGGTATTGACTGCGCAAAGCACTGAACACATCGCTGGTTTGTGTCTGCAGGCGGGGGCCAGCGGATTTGTCAGCAAGCTGGAGTCGGTCGAGGAGCTGGGCGAGGCGGTACGCACCCTGCTGCGCGGGCG
Protein-coding sequences here:
- a CDS encoding serine/threonine transporter encodes the protein MTDVNTTTNLGVGTAAPAQSKTWNRHDTTWVLGLYGTAIGAGTLFLPINAGVGGFWPLLVLALLAFPMTYFAHRGLTRFVLSGKRGASEDITEVVEEHFGVGAGKLITLLYFLAIFPILLVYSVALTNTLGSFMEHQLHMAPPPRALLALLLICGLMIVVRSGQGIIVKVMSLLVYPFVAALLLLALSLIPNWNGAFFAQASQGMPLDLFFKTLWLAIPVMVFSFNHSPIISAFAVDQKHRYGEQADQKSNRILASAHVMMVLTVMFFCFSCVLALSPADLAAAKQQNISILSYLANHFQTPIIAFVAPLIALVAITKSFLGHYIGASEGFQGMIVKSLRSRGKQLPAKRLEQMTALFMVVTCWAVATLNPSILGMIENLGGPIIACLLFLMPMYAIHKVPSLRKYSGTASNVFVVLIGLITLSAILYSFLA